From a single Microbacterium terrisoli genomic region:
- a CDS encoding DivIVA domain-containing protein, whose protein sequence is MSDHAPSTAPLSFDSLIGGSAPETVFTTAFRGYDKEEVDATLDDLRARAVAAQDEIAKLKDDRHRAASALGEARRRVTELQSVVDTAQSHEGDEVAQLRAQLADAEAARDEAAEAARAERGDELAQLADQIAQLKDELTAAQTQTADAQKQVQVLSEELSGSGVDTPNRPQFEEILRVAEEQASTLIRNASVQGDRLLQAARVEIENSRAHAQADAEAIISQAQHEAQQSRLRIETELAAHEAQLEREAARSAEKVEQAQQEAAAIRSEAEKGAAALRAMVARETSRDRGEAEEAVRELRVRTLEFEESLTRRQDDAHQEFLVLHNQAVAHAERITADANEQVAASLEHAKRVSSKADDYEKLARAQAQQIEADARVRAADHLDSARTRAQKIIDMVTSNAQSVLHDAEDRTRQLRWQQHQLTSFMAEVRELIRPAGLDGASIVGAGEEDAAPAADGSAERDGEVIDEATGLEQADGGADADADGDAGHDDTDTDADGSQSHDEGDLATLDADADRSVNA, encoded by the coding sequence ATGTCCGACCACGCCCCCTCTACCGCACCCCTGTCCTTCGACAGCCTGATCGGCGGCAGCGCACCCGAGACCGTCTTCACCACCGCGTTCCGCGGCTACGACAAAGAAGAGGTCGACGCCACGCTCGATGACCTGCGCGCCCGCGCCGTCGCGGCGCAGGACGAGATCGCCAAGCTCAAAGACGATCGTCACCGCGCGGCATCCGCTCTGGGCGAAGCCCGCCGTCGTGTCACCGAGCTGCAGTCCGTCGTCGACACGGCCCAGTCGCACGAGGGGGACGAGGTCGCGCAGCTGCGCGCCCAGCTGGCGGATGCCGAAGCCGCCCGCGACGAGGCCGCCGAGGCCGCGCGCGCCGAACGGGGCGACGAGCTGGCACAGCTGGCCGATCAGATCGCCCAGCTCAAGGACGAGCTGACCGCTGCGCAGACGCAGACCGCGGATGCGCAGAAGCAGGTGCAGGTGCTCTCCGAAGAGCTCAGCGGCAGCGGCGTCGACACCCCCAACCGGCCGCAGTTCGAAGAGATCCTGCGGGTCGCCGAGGAGCAGGCGTCGACGCTGATCCGCAACGCCTCGGTGCAGGGCGACCGGCTGCTGCAGGCCGCCCGGGTCGAGATCGAGAACTCGCGCGCGCATGCCCAGGCCGACGCCGAGGCGATCATCTCGCAGGCACAGCACGAGGCCCAGCAGTCGCGGCTGCGCATCGAGACGGAACTCGCCGCCCATGAGGCGCAGCTCGAGCGCGAGGCCGCGCGCTCTGCCGAGAAGGTCGAACAGGCTCAGCAGGAGGCCGCGGCCATCCGCTCCGAGGCGGAGAAGGGGGCGGCGGCGCTGCGGGCGATGGTCGCCCGCGAGACGAGTCGCGACCGCGGCGAGGCCGAAGAGGCGGTGCGCGAGCTGCGCGTGCGCACGCTCGAGTTCGAGGAGTCGCTGACCCGGCGCCAGGATGACGCGCACCAGGAGTTCTTGGTGCTGCACAATCAGGCCGTCGCCCACGCCGAGCGGATCACCGCGGACGCCAACGAGCAGGTCGCGGCATCCCTCGAACACGCCAAGCGCGTCTCGAGCAAGGCCGACGACTACGAGAAGCTCGCTCGGGCCCAGGCCCAGCAGATCGAGGCTGACGCGCGCGTGCGTGCCGCCGACCACCTCGACAGCGCCCGCACCCGTGCGCAGAAGATCATCGACATGGTGACCTCGAACGCGCAGTCCGTGCTGCACGACGCCGAGGATCGCACCCGCCAGCTGCGCTGGCAGCAGCACCAGCTGACCAGCTTCATGGCCGAGGTGCGCGAGCTCATCCGGCCCGCGGGCCTGGATGGCGCGTCGATCGTCGGTGCCGGTGAAGAGGATGCCGCGCCTGCGGCCGATGGGTCCGCAGAGCGGGATGGTGAGGTCATCGACGAAGCCACCGGGCTCGAGCAGGCCGACGGCGGCGCCGATGCCGACGCCGACGGCGATGCTGGCCACGACGACACGGACACCGACGCGGACGGCTCCCAGTCGCATGACGAGGGCGACCTCGCGACCCTGGATGCGGACGCCGACCGGTCAGTGAACGCCTGA
- a CDS encoding NUDIX hydrolase family protein produces MPVRTPDPEPEPDEPEGHGLGNGEPFVAGSLSSFGAPASGDAAANPGWLTELELAEARRRLPMLYVEAVPVRTDGMGAVTQVGLLLRATALGEITRTIVSGRVRYAETIRDALFRHLENDLGPMAFPQLPLQPAPFTVAEYFPLPGLSAFHDDRQHAVSLAFVVPVTGTCDPRQDALEVTWMTPAEAASGGVAADMEGGRGTLLRMALASVGALR; encoded by the coding sequence ATGCCCGTCCGCACGCCCGATCCCGAACCGGAGCCCGATGAGCCCGAAGGTCATGGGCTCGGCAATGGCGAGCCGTTCGTGGCCGGGTCGCTGAGTTCGTTCGGCGCACCGGCGTCGGGCGACGCGGCGGCCAATCCCGGGTGGTTGACCGAGCTCGAGTTGGCCGAGGCGCGTCGTCGGCTGCCGATGCTGTACGTCGAGGCTGTGCCGGTGCGCACCGATGGCATGGGTGCGGTCACCCAGGTGGGCCTGCTGCTGCGTGCCACCGCTCTGGGCGAGATCACCCGCACCATCGTGTCGGGGCGTGTGCGGTACGCCGAGACGATCCGCGACGCACTGTTCCGACACCTGGAGAACGATCTGGGCCCGATGGCCTTCCCCCAGCTGCCGCTGCAGCCGGCACCGTTCACGGTCGCCGAGTACTTTCCGCTGCCCGGCTTGAGCGCGTTCCACGACGACCGTCAGCACGCGGTCTCGCTCGCGTTCGTCGTGCCGGTCACCGGCACCTGCGACCCGCGTCAGGACGCGCTGGAAGTCACGTGGATGACGCCGGCCGAAGCCGCGTCGGGCGGCGTGGCCGCCGACATGGAGGGCGGGCGCGGCACACTGTTGCGCATGGCGCTGGCGAGTGTGGGCGCACTGCGCTGA
- a CDS encoding alpha/beta hydrolase, translated as MDQPPIDAGVTLWSQTEAERTDRPLLVLMHGYGADENDLFALAPLLPDGFAYAAVRAPLTLPWPAPGFSWYPIDDVVDVQLAGRDPARVTAAASAFVQWLDAAASPAQTIGMLGFSQGASVALQALRLRPERFAFAVNLSGYAAPGELPHDAELAAARIPVFWGRGARDDVIPPALVEHTAQWLPAHSDLSGRVYPELTHGVSEDELADVRAFLDKRLAAL; from the coding sequence ATGGACCAGCCACCCATCGATGCGGGCGTCACGCTGTGGTCGCAGACGGAGGCCGAGCGCACAGACCGGCCCCTGCTGGTGCTCATGCACGGGTACGGCGCCGATGAGAACGATCTGTTCGCGCTCGCCCCGCTCCTGCCCGACGGCTTCGCGTACGCGGCCGTGCGGGCACCGCTGACCCTGCCCTGGCCCGCCCCCGGCTTCTCGTGGTATCCGATCGACGACGTGGTCGATGTGCAGCTCGCCGGCCGCGACCCCGCACGTGTGACGGCTGCGGCATCCGCCTTCGTGCAGTGGCTGGATGCTGCGGCCTCCCCTGCGCAGACCATCGGCATGCTCGGCTTCTCGCAGGGCGCGTCGGTCGCGCTGCAGGCGCTGCGGCTGCGGCCCGAACGGTTCGCGTTCGCGGTGAACCTCAGCGGCTACGCCGCGCCGGGCGAGCTGCCGCACGACGCGGAGCTTGCCGCCGCGCGCATTCCGGTGTTCTGGGGGCGCGGAGCGCGCGATGACGTCATCCCGCCGGCGCTCGTCGAGCACACCGCGCAGTGGCTGCCCGCGCACAGCGACCTGTCGGGCCGCGTCTATCCGGAGCTGACCCACGGCGTCTCGGAGGACGAGCTCGCCGACGTGCGCGCGTTCCTCGACAAGCGCCTTGCCGCACTCTGA